One segment of Thermodesulfovibrio sp. 3907-1M DNA contains the following:
- a CDS encoding TusE/DsrC/DsvC family sulfur relay protein — MAYTVDELKNKILEMYPEVKEHGFNVNIYYSEEKQAYIIRFQKGTSELITHLDKQDADDCINNVKCVYLGVQIGQFIKNFTERERFEREKPEKVSEYKAVEKSVAFDEEGYLKNINDWNEKVAQAIALREGLGILSKDQLEIVKFINEYYKKYNYFPVLNAVCKNVNQPKDCIAEKLIDPLLAWKIAGLPKPDDTLVNIVKYGVTPT; from the coding sequence ATGGCTTATACAGTTGATGAATTAAAAAACAAAATTCTTGAAATGTATCCTGAAGTAAAGGAACACGGTTTCAATGTAAATATTTACTACAGCGAAGAAAAACAGGCATACATAATCAGATTCCAGAAAGGCACTTCTGAACTCATAACCCATCTTGACAAACAGGATGCCGATGATTGCATAAACAATGTAAAATGCGTTTATCTTGGAGTTCAGATAGGACAGTTCATCAAGAATTTCACTGAAAGAGAAAGATTTGAGAGAGAAAAGCCTGAAAAGGTTTCAGAATACAAAGCAGTTGAAAAATCCGTTGCATTTGACGAAGAGGGGTATTTAAAAAACATAAATGACTGGAATGAAAAAGTAGCCCAGGCAATTGCTCTCAGAGAAGGACTCGGAATACTATCAAAAGATCAGCTTGAGATTGTAAAATTCATAAACGAATACTACAAAAAATACAACTACTTTCCCGTGCTTAATGCAGTTTGTAAAAATGTTAATCAGCCAAAAGACTGCATAGCGGAAAAATTAATAGACCCACTTTTAGCATGGAAGATTGCAGGACTTCCAAAGCCTGATGATACTTTGGTAAACATAGTAAAATATGGCGTAACTCCAACATAA
- a CDS encoding Fe-Mn family superoxide dismutase: MSYQANDYSKLIGMQGFSETLLKNHFTLYQGYVTNTNKLLDTLKAMLNEGKQSTPEYAELKRRLGWEWNGVRLHELYFENLGGDGVFPQDGKLAKLINENFGSFENWLKDFKATGTMRGIGWVILYQDTLTGKLMNFWINEHDVGHPSGCNPLLIMDVFEHAFMIDYGLKRADYIEAFFKNINWHEVEKRVK; encoded by the coding sequence ATGTCTTATCAGGCAAATGATTACTCAAAATTAATTGGAATGCAGGGATTCAGTGAAACACTTCTTAAAAATCACTTTACTCTGTATCAGGGCTATGTGACAAATACAAATAAACTTCTTGACACCCTTAAAGCAATGCTCAATGAAGGTAAACAGAGCACACCTGAGTATGCAGAGCTGAAAAGAAGGCTTGGATGGGAGTGGAATGGCGTAAGACTTCATGAGCTTTACTTTGAAAATCTTGGCGGTGATGGCGTTTTTCCTCAGGATGGTAAACTGGCAAAGCTGATTAATGAAAACTTTGGTAGCTTTGAAAACTGGTTAAAGGACTTCAAGGCAACAGGCACAATGCGCGGAATCGGATGGGTAATTCTCTATCAGGATACTCTAACAGGCAAACTTATGAATTTCTGGATTAATGAGCATGATGTGGGACATCCCTCAGGTTGTAATCCTCTTCTTATAATGGATGTTTTTGAGCATGCCTTTATGATTGATTACGGACTTAAGCGTGCTGATTACATTGAAGCATTCTTTAAAAACATTAACTGGCATGAAGTAGAAAAAAGAGTAAAATAG
- the wrbA gene encoding NAD(P)H:quinone oxidoreductase, whose amino-acid sequence MKILIVYYSTFGNTYKMARLIAEGVKEAGGDPVIRKCPELIPEQVIASRPDMQAGREMQKDIPVVTIDDFKNADGYAFGTPTRFGNVSAQLKNVIDQLGPLWIQRIFEGKPAGVFVSTGTMHGGQESTILTFMTVLLHLGFVIVGVPYSVADLYLTKGGGSPYGPGHVAEAENKREIDENEANICKAFGRRLTEIAKKLKR is encoded by the coding sequence ATGAAAATTCTTATTGTCTATTACAGCACCTTTGGTAATACCTATAAGATGGCAAGATTGATAGCAGAAGGAGTTAAAGAAGCAGGAGGCGATCCTGTAATAAGAAAATGCCCTGAACTTATTCCAGAACAGGTTATTGCTTCAAGACCGGATATGCAGGCTGGTAGAGAAATGCAAAAGGATATACCTGTTGTTACTATTGATGATTTTAAAAATGCTGATGGATATGCCTTTGGAACTCCGACAAGATTTGGTAATGTATCTGCCCAGCTTAAAAATGTTATTGATCAGCTTGGTCCCTTGTGGATACAGAGAATTTTTGAAGGCAAACCAGCAGGAGTTTTTGTTTCAACAGGAACAATGCATGGAGGACAGGAAAGCACAATTTTGACATTTATGACTGTTTTGCTTCATCTTGGATTTGTTATTGTAGGTGTGCCTTACTCTGTTGCTGATCTTTATCTTACAAAAGGTGGAGGCTCTCCCTATGGACCAGGTCATGTAGCAGAAGCTGAAAACAAAAGAGAAATTGATGAAAACGAAGCAAATATCTGTAAAGCCTTTGGTAGAAGACTTACTGAAATAGCTAAAAAACTTAAAAGATAA
- a CDS encoding NADH-quinone oxidoreductase subunit C, which produces MKKIAENIVDIAEKIETTEENLVIHTNPSQIKEVAKLLVMQRARFVHLTAIDFITQRNQIELNYFFSLIDDKMNVILKTSLDSSEPSIASISEIIPAVIWAERECNDLFGIKFEGHPDPRRLVLPDNWPQGIHPLRKDFSYNTKPPESKQPQPLKKPQEGKTVIPIGPFYPSLEEPAYFRLIVDGEEIVDFDYRGFYVHRGIEKLAESALNYQQIPFLAERICGICGFVHSCAYCQAVEKAANIEIPLRAKFIRSMFLELERLHSHLLWVGLAAHIVGFDTLFMQSWRIREPVMYICEIITGNRKTYGINIVGGVTIDVQPEHLKDIEKVISDIEREVRELREIILDDEVIQLRFKNVGILNNDEAKKYCVCGPVARASGINIDMRVNFPYAAYPMLNFRVPLNRAGDVWARTLVRLEEILISISILRQIIENIPEGQTSVKVSKIEPWKEAISYIEAPRGQLFHYVMTGPDGRPYRWSVRAPSYQNYQILSVMLKGASIADAPLIIGSIDPCFSCTERYEVFDLKKHSVKVYTAEELKNV; this is translated from the coding sequence ATGAAGAAAATTGCAGAAAATATTGTGGATATAGCTGAAAAAATTGAAACTACCGAGGAAAATCTTGTTATCCACACAAATCCCTCTCAAATAAAAGAGGTTGCAAAACTTCTTGTGATGCAGCGAGCAAGATTTGTCCATCTTACAGCCATTGATTTTATTACTCAGAGAAATCAGATTGAACTTAATTATTTTTTCTCTCTTATTGATGATAAAATGAATGTTATTTTAAAAACTTCTCTGGATTCCTCTGAACCTTCAATAGCATCAATCTCAGAAATAATTCCAGCAGTAATATGGGCTGAAAGAGAATGTAATGACTTATTCGGGATAAAATTTGAAGGACATCCTGATCCAAGAAGGCTTGTTCTTCCTGACAACTGGCCACAGGGAATACATCCTTTAAGAAAAGATTTTTCCTACAACACCAAACCACCTGAATCAAAACAGCCTCAGCCTCTCAAGAAACCACAAGAAGGTAAAACAGTTATTCCAATTGGTCCATTTTATCCATCCCTTGAAGAGCCTGCATATTTTAGATTAATTGTTGATGGAGAAGAGATTGTTGATTTTGACTACAGAGGTTTTTATGTCCATAGAGGAATTGAAAAGCTTGCTGAAAGCGCTTTGAATTATCAGCAGATTCCTTTTCTTGCGGAAAGAATCTGCGGTATCTGCGGATTTGTTCATTCCTGTGCATACTGTCAGGCAGTTGAAAAAGCTGCAAATATTGAAATTCCCTTGAGGGCAAAGTTTATCCGCAGCATGTTTCTTGAACTGGAGAGACTTCACAGTCACCTTTTATGGGTAGGGCTTGCAGCTCATATTGTTGGTTTTGATACGCTTTTTATGCAGTCATGGAGAATTCGTGAGCCCGTTATGTATATATGCGAGATTATAACAGGAAATAGAAAAACTTATGGAATAAATATTGTTGGAGGAGTCACTATTGATGTTCAACCAGAGCATCTAAAAGACATAGAAAAGGTAATATCAGATATTGAAAGAGAAGTAAGAGAGCTCAGAGAAATTATTCTTGATGATGAAGTGATACAGCTAAGATTTAAAAATGTAGGGATTCTCAATAATGATGAGGCAAAAAAATACTGCGTATGCGGTCCTGTTGCAAGAGCTTCAGGAATAAACATTGATATGAGAGTTAATTTTCCCTACGCTGCCTATCCGATGCTGAATTTCAGAGTTCCTTTAAATAGAGCAGGAGACGTATGGGCAAGAACCCTTGTAAGACTGGAAGAAATTTTGATTTCAATAAGCATTCTCAGGCAGATTATTGAAAATATTCCAGAAGGACAAACATCGGTGAAAGTCTCAAAAATTGAACCGTGGAAAGAAGCCATATCTTACATTGAAGCACCAAGAGGACAGCTTTTTCACTATGTTATGACTGGTCCTGATGGAAGACCTTACAGATGGAGTGTGAGAGCTCCATCATATCAGAATTATCAGATTCTTTCTGTTATGCTTAAAGGAGCTTCAATAGCCGATGCTCCTTTAATTATTGGAAGTATTGACCCATGTTTTTCCTGTACTGAAAGATATGAAGTTTTTGATTTAAAAAAACATTCTGTAAAAGTTTATACAGCAGAGGAATTAAAAAATGTTTAA
- a CDS encoding 4Fe-4S dicluster domain-containing protein, with protein MFKSKIKALLLSSRHKKITRPYPFVPVTPPENLRGRLEVDPNKCIGCGNCVKTCPSRLITIENHEDEKIVMFSSGRCIYCGRCAAACPEKAIRITHEYELATDNKKDLEIVIKIKMVKCIICGKPFISLNMLKKQIERLQEKSEEQISKLKICPECRRKAAS; from the coding sequence ATGTTTAAAAGTAAAATAAAAGCTCTCTTACTTTCATCAAGGCATAAAAAAATCACAAGACCTTATCCCTTTGTTCCTGTTACTCCGCCTGAAAATCTGAGAGGAAGACTTGAGGTTGACCCAAACAAATGTATAGGTTGTGGAAACTGTGTAAAAACATGTCCTTCAAGATTAATAACCATTGAAAATCATGAGGACGAAAAAATCGTCATGTTTTCATCAGGTAGATGTATATATTGTGGAAGATGTGCTGCTGCCTGTCCTGAGAAAGCAATCAGAATTACTCATGAGTATGAACTTGCTACTGACAACAAAAAAGACCTTGAGATCGTTATAAAAATAAAGATGGTGAAATGCATCATTTGTGGAAAACCCTTTATTTCATTGAATATGTTAAAAAAGCAGATTGAAAGGCTTCAGGAAAAAAGCGAGGAACAGATTAGTAAACTTAAAATATGCCCTGAATGCAGAAGAAAAGCAGCTTCTTAA
- a CDS encoding hydrogenase 4 subunit D — protein MDFLYLTLITPFIGALLSYIFKNKAGPIASVFCLITLLFSLLSIFETSLSTMRVYYSFSLFKWLNAELSFGVFCDPLTLILLILITVIGFFVVSYSCGYMSPLNADHPFYKPYGSYYFLILLFIGAMVGVVTAVNFLQLFFFWEITTLCSWALISYTKDKKALFSGLKAFIMTHIGGIGFLIALALMYCQAKSFDFSVIDSLSLSSKFIVFALLFFAATAKSAQIPLFTWLPDAMVAPTPVSAYLHAAAMVKAGVYLMARIYLSNSSFTENEAFIVGIIAISTMMLSVILYYLQDDLKKLLAYSTIGHLGYIFLGVSLGIYGSKTAGCGGIFHIINHGFAKGLLFLSVGAIAYATGSKSIKELQGVSKKFPLFTACFLAGMFAIIGVPPFSGFWSKFMIFTGAFEIKNTAATAFGITAIFESILSFCWYIFVGHRVFFGEASEKVMKASNNLPLSMKLSLMLLLILSLLSPLIGYPFVKALSGGH, from the coding sequence ATGGATTTCTTATATTTAACATTGATTACACCATTTATCGGAGCTTTACTATCTTATATTTTTAAAAATAAAGCTGGACCTATTGCTTCTGTATTTTGTCTGATTACACTTTTATTCAGCCTGCTGAGTATTTTTGAGACATCTCTTTCAACAATGAGAGTTTATTACAGTTTTTCATTATTTAAATGGCTTAATGCTGAATTGAGTTTCGGAGTTTTTTGTGATCCCCTCACATTAATTTTACTTATTCTTATAACTGTAATTGGCTTTTTTGTAGTTTCATACTCCTGTGGATATATGTCTCCTTTGAATGCTGATCATCCCTTTTACAAACCCTACGGAAGTTACTACTTTCTTATACTTCTTTTTATTGGTGCAATGGTTGGAGTTGTTACAGCTGTCAATTTTTTACAGTTATTTTTCTTCTGGGAAATAACTACTCTATGTTCATGGGCTTTAATTTCTTACACAAAAGACAAAAAGGCTCTTTTTTCTGGATTAAAAGCATTCATAATGACTCATATCGGTGGAATTGGCTTTTTAATTGCCCTTGCTTTAATGTATTGTCAGGCAAAATCCTTTGATTTTTCAGTAATTGATTCACTATCTTTATCCAGTAAGTTTATTGTTTTTGCTCTTCTGTTTTTTGCTGCCACTGCAAAGTCAGCTCAGATACCCCTTTTTACCTGGTTACCTGATGCAATGGTAGCTCCAACACCAGTAAGTGCCTATCTTCATGCAGCAGCAATGGTGAAAGCAGGAGTTTATCTGATGGCAAGAATTTATCTTTCTAACTCCTCTTTTACAGAAAATGAAGCCTTTATTGTAGGAATTATTGCTATTTCAACAATGATGCTTTCTGTAATTTTATACTATCTTCAGGATGACCTGAAAAAACTGCTTGCCTACTCAACCATAGGACATCTTGGCTATATTTTCCTTGGTGTATCTCTTGGAATCTATGGTTCAAAAACAGCAGGTTGTGGAGGAATTTTTCATATTATTAATCATGGATTTGCAAAGGGTTTGCTTTTTCTCTCAGTTGGTGCAATTGCCTATGCAACAGGCTCAAAAAGTATTAAAGAACTTCAGGGAGTCTCAAAGAAATTTCCCCTTTTTACTGCATGTTTTCTTGCAGGAATGTTTGCAATAATTGGAGTTCCACCTTTTTCAGGATTCTGGAGTAAATTCATGATTTTTACAGGAGCTTTTGAAATTAAAAATACAGCCGCTACAGCATTCGGTATCACTGCAATTTTTGAAAGCATTCTTTCCTTTTGCTGGTATATTTTTGTGGGGCATAGAGTCTTCTTTGGAGAAGCATCAGAAAAGGTAATGAAAGCCAGTAACAATCTTCCTTTATCAATGAAGCTCAGTTTAATGTTGCTTTTAATTTTGAGTCTGCTCTCTCCTTTAATTGGTTATCCCTTTGTTAAAGCTTTATCAGGAGGGCATTGA